Part of the Zea mays cultivar B73 chromosome 4, Zm-B73-REFERENCE-NAM-5.0, whole genome shotgun sequence genome is shown below.
GGCTTGGCGTAGTTGTagatctttttttaaaaaaaataaatattttttATAGCTGTACGTTGTTGTAATCTGTATGAATTTTGATGATGGCTATGCTGTATGCGAAGAGCAATTCCTAGAAATTAGTGCTGTTGGGCATGTTCTTTAATCTTTCATCCCTGGAAAGGATGAAACCCTAAACAATAGTGCTGCTGCAGATGTAGCATCAGCATCGAATCTTGATGCTTTAATGGAACCATAAAAATCTGGAGTAGATGCTGGTGGCAGCAGGGTTAAGTAACTCTGATAATGGACGGAGTAAACCCTCTACTCGAAGTATCTGAGTGACAGTGCAGCAGTCTTGGTTGCTGTTATGGTTAAGCAAGCTCTACGACTGTACCCATGGGTTTTCCATGGTTTTCCACCCATTTGCGGTTTGGTTTGGGGTCAATAAAATTATTGGATGGATTGGGTTTAATTTACTTATGTTTTTCAGTGGGTGTGGAATGGATATCAAGGTTACTATATGTGGGTATGGATTGGGTGTGGTTTGGGTTTGTTGCCATTAGGCATTAGCAGGCCTAAAATGATTACTATTTGGAACAAACCATGGATGTCCTGACACCAATTCTGGATGCAGATGTGTACCTCGGCAGTGAAGGAGTCCTTAACAAATGTATGTGCTGGCCAGTTTCTTTTTCACTACTCTGTTTCTGCTTCTCATAAGCTTATTATATTCCTTTTTTGCGGTGTAGATTTATGGTGACAGATTTCATAGCTTCATGAGTAACTTTGAGAAAGCTTTTGGTAGTACATTGAGAACCATTCACCTTATCAATGAAACGCCTGTTTTTGAGCAAGATGTGGAGCAATGTTCTTACAAAGATGATGATTCTGTACCTCAAATCAAGTTGGGTGGTGCTGATTCATTACCTGAAATAAAGGTTGGTGGTGCTGATTCACAAAGTCAGATACATGATGTCCAGACTGACATGCCCTCGAGTTCAATGAATAGCCAGATTGTTCTTCATACAGGCATCAATGATCAGTTGGTTCATCTTACTTGTAGCAGGTCTAATCCAGAAATTGGTCAGCACATCCTTAGTGTATTTGAGAGATCGCTGAATGAGCAAGCTCGTTCAAATGAGCTCAAAGAGCTTGAAATAGGACTTACTATGAGAAAATTGCAATTGAGTCGATCTCAGTTAGCTCTGAGCTCTGAATCACAAATGTTAGAGAAGATCAAAGTTCATATGGGATTTCAGAAAGCCTCATTCAAAGAGAAGAAATTCAAGACTGAAATGGAGGATACAAAGCATGCAGAACTTTTCAGGAAACTTATAGATATGCTCCTTACTGCAGTGGTACTCATGTCTGTCTGTTTTGGATATGGAACATATATTTATTCGTACCAGCGGATAACTGCTGCTACTTCAGCTTGTGCAGCAATTTCAAGGGTATGTACCAGATTTTTCCAATGCAAATTAGTTGTTTCCAGTGCCATGAAAAGCTCATATCATGTGCTCCCTTTTGTTGCAGGAGTATACATCttggtggatgccaagttcagtgTCAGCAATCAACTCCGGTTTGCTGCTTTTCAAATGCCATGTGATAGCCGCAACAAGGATATTCTTTGGAATTTTGATGCTCCTACTAATCGGTTGGTTGATATTCCAGCGTTCTGCAATGACTGGACCAAACATGCCAGTAACATTCAATGTTATGATATTGGGAGTTCTTTGTGGTTATTTTGGAAGCTGCTGTGTTGACACACTGGGCGGGGATGGAAATGTATGGCTTATATACTGGGAGGCCCTTTGCTCCATCCATTTACTTGGAAATATTTGGCCATCTCTTTTACATCACATGCTGTATGGTCCTATTTCTGTGACTCACAGGACCAAGGCTGGTCATTTGCCATATTGGGCCCGCCGATACACATTTTACATTTTGGTGTCACTTATTCTGCCATGCTTGGCTGGTTTGCTGCCATTTGCATCTCTGTCAGACTGGAAAGAGCTTGCTGTTCAATATTTGAAGTCCAGATTCAGTGGAATTAATATTGAGGATTGATTATTGAGAGATTGGTTGTGGTTACCGGTGTAATCTCAATCCCATTTTGCGAAGGTGTAAAGGTTTTTTCTGTTTGTCACATATGAATTGTATATCATTGTAGCGAAGGAGGGAAGATTTTTTTGTTTGGCTTCCTTTCATCCTCGGACTGAAGATATGTAAACAAAGTTGTTGGAATGACAACAAAATATCTCCTTTCCTTGGTAGTGGAATATCAGATGGGCTAGGTTCTGATAGTTGTGCTCCTATGCGCACTGCTACAGATATCAAGAGCAAGGCACTTCATATCGGGAAGCTTAGAAATATAATACAGTGTGCAATTTCATTGCAGATTTTTTGTGACCCTTTTTGTGCAAggacattgtccacagtgattgtTATCTGATGATTTCTCTTCCCCTCTCTTCTCAATCATCTAGGTTGCAGTTCTTCTCTTCAGTGGGAATCCACTCTACATTGAAAGTTTTGCTTGCATATAGTCCTTCAGATGCATGTATGTTGTAAAAGGATGCTCAGAAGCGCAATGTATCATTTCTATTTAGTTGTACACATTATTTAGTTCCTGCAGCATCGATTATGTGTATCAGTTCTTCAACAGAACTTGCTTATGTTTGTCCAATGCTTTCGTTCAGAATAAGTGGAGTTAAAAACGAGTGGTCAAATTATTTCTACTGTGGCCTAAATAGTTTTATAGATGCTTAAACCACCCATGTGAAATGGCACGTGCAAGTTTCTGTTGAATTTTGAAGATATTTTGTCGAAATGCAAGTTTGTCGAGGCACGAGAGGATGAGGATGTCATGGAAGCTAGGAGCCTGGAGGCGGCGGGGACCCGGACAGACAGAACTGAAGGAGACAGGCGGCGAAGCGAGCGCATCAGTAAGCACTTTCGTGGAGAGATAAAACTACCCCGGTGTTATGGCTGCGGCCGCTCCTCCGTCTCTCGCCCACCCCGCACCTCCGCGCTCCACGAAAGAATTCCAACGCGCACCGCGCCATGCGCCGCGGGACGTCGTCTCCTGGACGTCTACCATCTCGCGCGCGGCGCGACAGGGTGACCTGCATGCGGCGGCAGCATCTCTCTGCGCTATGGTCTCCTcccccgccgcgcccgcccccAACGACGTCACGCTACTTACCGTTCTCTCCGCCTGCGCCGACTCCCCATCCTCGCCGCTAGCCAGCCCCCTCGCCCTCACCCTCCACGCCCGCGCGCTCAAGCTATTCCCCTCCCACCTCCTCCTCTCCACCTGCCTCGCGCGGTTCTACCTCGCGTCCCGCCTCCCGCATCTGGCGCTCCAGCTGTTCGACTCAATGCCGGTCCGCTCCGTCGTCACCTACAACACCATGATCTCCGGGCTTATGCGCAACGGCCTCGTCGACGCCGCGTTCGAGGTGTTCGACGGGATGCCCGGCCCGGACAAGGTCTCATGGACGGCGCTCATCGACGGGTTCGTCAAGAACGGGCGCCACGACGAGGCCATCGACTGCTTCCGCGCCATGCTGCTGGACGGCGTCGAGACGGACTACATCACGTTGGTCGCCGTCGTGTCTGCGTGCGCGGAGGTAGGCGCGCTCGGGCTCGGGATGTGGGTGCACCGGCTCGTGCTCAGGCAGCGGCTGGAGCGCAATGTCCGCGTCGCCAACTCGCTGATCGACATGTATGCGCGGTGCGGACAGGTGAACCTCGCGGCGCAGGTGTTCCGCTCCATTAGGAAGCGGACGGTGGTCTCTTGGAACTCGATGATCGTCGGGT
Proteins encoded:
- the LOC103654223 gene encoding pentatricopeptide repeat-containing protein At1g05750, chloroplastic isoform X1, whose product is MAAAAPPSLAHPAPPRSTKEFQRAPRHAPRDVVSWTSTISRAARQGDLHAAAASLCAMVSSPAAPAPNDVTLLTVLSACADSPSSPLASPLALTLHARALKLFPSHLLLSTCLARFYLASRLPHLALQLFDSMPVRSVVTYNTMISGLMRNGLVDAAFEVFDGMPGPDKVSWTALIDGFVKNGRHDEAIDCFRAMLLDGVETDYITLVAVVSACAEVGALGLGMWVHRLVLRQRLERNVRVANSLIDMYARCGQVNLAAQVFRSIRKRTVVSWNSMIVGFAANGRCTDAIELFEEMRRQGFKPDAVTLTGVLTACSHAGLTEHGLRYYDLMTTEYGVAARMEHYGCVVDLLGRAGRLDEAMHVVETMPMRPNEVVLGALLAGCRTHGNLDMAEQMMQHLFELDPQGDANYVLLSNIYAAVGKWDGAGKVRSLMKARGVKKRPGHSTVEIDGDVHEFVSGDQSHPLAGEIGQMLGLLWHEMTRYGCDVHGGSSFDGD
- the LOC103654223 gene encoding pentatricopeptide repeat-containing protein At1g05750, chloroplastic isoform X2, which translates into the protein MAAAAPPSLAHPAPPRSTKEFQRAPRHAPRDVVSWTSTISRAARQGDLHAAAASLCAMVSSPAAPAPNDVTLLTVLSACADSPSSPLASPLALTLHARALKLFPSHLLLSTCLARFYLASRLPHLALQLFDSMPVRSVVTYNTMISGLMRNGLVDAAFEVFDGMPGPDKVSWTALIDGFVKNGRHDEAIDCFRAMLLDGVETDYITLVAVVSACAEVNLAAQVFRSIRKRTVVSWNSMIVGFAANGRCTDAIELFEEMRRQGFKPDAVTLTGVLTACSHAGLTEHGLRYYDLMTTEYGVAARMEHYGCVVDLLGRAGRLDEAMHVVETMPMRPNEVVLGALLAGCRTHGNLDMAEQMMQHLFELDPQGDANYVLLSNIYAAVGKWDGAGKVRSLMKARGVKKRPGHSTVEIDGDVHEFVSGDQSHPLAGEIGQMLGLLWHEMTRYGCDVHGGSSFDGD
- the LOC100502198 gene encoding Protein CPR-5-like, whose product is MNGAHIAAASPEAGGSSSSASSSGVSASGRSWLLKGVHLRRRRRWRRQVAVRGGVRADGGDVQDLALPLGMSFAAVLAQVVNRCAGSEGGLRPDVLSKMCTSAVKESLTNIYGDRFHSFMSNFEKAFGSTLRTIHLINETPVFEQDVEQCSYKDDDSVPQIKLGGADSLPEIKVGGADSQSQIHDVQTDMPSSSMNSQIVLHTGINDQLVHLTCSRSNPEIGQHILSVFERSLNEQARSNELKELEIGLTMRKLQLSRSQLALSSESQMLEKIKVHMGFQKASFKEKKFKTEMEDTKHAELFRKLIDMLLTAVVLMSVCFGYGTYIYSYQRITAATSACAAISREYTSWWMPSSVSAINSGLLLFKCHVIAATRIFFGILMLLLIGWLIFQRSAMTGPNMPVTFNVMILGVLCGYFGSCCVDTLGGDGNVWLIYWEALCSIHLLGNIWPSLLHHMLYGPISVTHRTKAGHLPYWARRYTFYILVSLILPCLAGLLPFASLSDWKELAVQYLKSRFSGINIED